In one window of Haloimpatiens sp. FM7315 DNA:
- a CDS encoding shikimate kinase, translated as MKSNVVLIGMPGCGKSTIGKMLSKETGLSFYDIDEEIEKTMNKSILELFKKGEEYFRNIESDIVNEISNKEYAVISTGGGVVGRKENIIHLKEKGKIIFIDRNLSNILEDIDTEKRPLIKNRKTNLIKIYEERIHLYKEYSDYIIKNESSLYSVVRKIILKLNLK; from the coding sequence ATGAAAAGCAATGTAGTTTTAATAGGAATGCCAGGATGTGGTAAAAGTACTATAGGGAAAATGTTATCAAAGGAAACAGGACTTAGTTTTTACGATATAGACGAGGAAATTGAAAAAACTATGAATAAATCAATTTTAGAGTTATTTAAAAAGGGAGAAGAATATTTTAGAAATATTGAAAGCGATATTGTAAATGAAATTTCAAATAAGGAATATGCTGTTATATCTACTGGAGGTGGAGTAGTAGGGAGAAAAGAAAATATTATACATCTAAAAGAAAAGGGAAAAATAATTTTTATAGATAGAAACCTTTCAAATATATTAGAGGATATTGACACTGAAAAAAGGCCCTTAATTAAAAATAGAAAAACAAATTTGATTAAGATTTACGAAGAAAGAATTCATTTGTACAAAGAATACAGTGACTATATTATAAAAAATGAATCTAGTTTATATTCTGTAGTAAGGAAAATAATATTAAAGCTTAATTTGAAGTAA
- the aroE gene encoding shikimate dehydrogenase, giving the protein MYTYGLIGEKLGHSLSPDIHELILRKLGIKASYNLFEVKKDRLNDAVNGLKALNVKGVNVTIPYKVKVMPYLDEISEEAEKIGAINTIVIKDDKFLGYNTDYYGFGIMMKKFNISIKSKSFVILGSGGASKAVFQYLKDNEAKEIIIVTRNEEEARSKFHNCKVMQYNDLKGLNSSEIIINCTPVGMYPNVLDCIVEKEVLRKFNVCIDLIYNPFETVFLKEARSFGNVSINGLYMLVGQAIKAEELWNNVKFDVKIIDEIYSELLKDMYEL; this is encoded by the coding sequence TTGTATACTTATGGCTTAATAGGAGAAAAACTAGGACATAGTCTATCCCCAGATATACATGAATTAATACTTAGAAAATTAGGTATAAAAGCTTCTTATAATTTGTTTGAAGTGAAGAAAGATAGGCTTAATGATGCAGTTAATGGTCTTAAGGCACTGAATGTAAAAGGTGTAAATGTTACTATACCCTATAAAGTTAAAGTCATGCCTTATTTAGATGAGATTTCAGAAGAAGCTGAAAAAATAGGTGCAATAAATACTATAGTTATAAAAGATGATAAATTTTTAGGATATAATACAGATTATTATGGCTTTGGAATTATGATGAAAAAGTTCAATATAAGTATAAAAAGCAAATCTTTTGTGATTTTAGGAAGTGGAGGGGCGTCTAAAGCAGTCTTTCAATATTTAAAGGACAATGAGGCAAAAGAGATTATAATCGTTACTAGAAATGAAGAAGAGGCAAGGTCTAAATTCCATAACTGTAAAGTTATGCAGTATAATGATTTGAAAGGCTTAAATAGCTCAGAAATTATTATAAATTGTACACCTGTTGGTATGTATCCAAATGTTTTGGACTGTATAGTAGAAAAGGAAGTTTTAAGGAAATTTAATGTGTGTATAGATCTTATATACAATCCTTTTGAAACAGTATTTCTAAAAGAGGCTAGAAGCTTTGGAAATGTTTCCATTAATGGGCTATATATGTTAGTGGGTCAAGCGATAAAAGCTGAGGAATTATGGAATAACGTAAAATTTGATGTGAAAATTATAGATGAAATTTATAGTGAATTATTAAAAGATATGTATGAATTATAA
- a CDS encoding ACT domain-containing protein produces MIVARELDNSEDNNKISVLFSLEHKAGTLFNVLRYFADNDINLLKIESRPTGDENWTYFFYIDFEGNIKDKSILNALDLIKYNSKYFKIVGQYINDKNCR; encoded by the coding sequence ATCATAGTAGCAAGAGAACTTGATAATTCAGAGGATAATAATAAAATAAGCGTATTATTTTCTTTAGAGCATAAAGCAGGAACTTTATTTAATGTACTTAGGTATTTTGCGGACAATGATATTAATCTTTTAAAAATTGAGTCAAGACCTACAGGAGATGAAAACTGGACGTATTTCTTTTATATAGATTTTGAAGGAAACATTAAAGATAAAAGTATATTAAATGCTTTAGACTTAATTAAATATAACAGCAAGTACTTTAAAATAGTGGGCCAATATATTAATGATAAGAATTGTAGATAA
- a CDS encoding prephenate dehydratase domain-containing protein, translated as MAVSRKYQSYKIFQDNIENFKENNKKNFEVKPLTFDKMIKVGFQGVKGSFSEDALTSYFGEKVDSISFETFDEVFLNLNNKVLDYAILPLENSSTGAISEVYDLLRKYELYVIGEKCIKIEQNLLALKDADIKNIKEIYSHPQGFKQSSHFLKDYNKVKLIPYYNTAISAKYIKNQNDITKAAIGSRRASEIYKLQILKKNINNKKIIIQDLS; from the coding sequence ATGGCAGTAAGTAGAAAGTATCAATCTTATAAAATATTTCAAGATAATATTGAAAATTTTAAAGAAAATAACAAGAAAAATTTTGAAGTTAAGCCGTTAACTTTTGATAAAATGATTAAAGTGGGATTTCAAGGTGTTAAAGGTTCTTTTAGTGAAGATGCCTTAACTAGTTATTTCGGAGAAAAAGTGGATTCAATAAGTTTTGAAACTTTTGATGAGGTTTTTTTAAATCTAAATAATAAAGTGTTAGACTACGCTATATTACCTCTTGAAAACTCTTCTACTGGTGCTATATCTGAGGTATATGATTTGCTTCGAAAATATGAGCTTTACGTAATTGGAGAAAAGTGCATAAAAATAGAGCAAAATTTGCTTGCTTTAAAAGATGCTGATATTAAAAATATAAAAGAAATTTACTCTCATCCCCAAGGGTTTAAACAAAGTAGTCATTTTTTAAAGGATTATAATAAGGTAAAATTGATTCCATATTATAATACAGCTATAAGTGCTAAGTATATAAAAAATCAAAATGACATAACAAAGGCTGCCATAGGTAGTAGAAGGGCTTCAGAAATTTATAAGCTTCAGATTCTGAAGAAAAATATTAACAATAAAAAAATAATCATACAAGATTTATCATAG
- a CDS encoding chorismate mutase: protein MNKERLKNLRNEIDDIDEKLVELFEKRMKAVLCVAEYKKENNIPVFNEEREKEVIKKI from the coding sequence ATGAATAAGGAAAGATTAAAGAATTTAAGAAATGAAATAGATGATATAGATGAGAAATTAGTAGAACTATTTGAAAAGAGAATGAAGGCAGTATTATGTGTAGCTGAATATAAGAAAGAAAATAATATTCCTGTTTTTAATGAAGAAAGAGAAAAAGAAGTTATCAAAAAAATTTAA